In Salmo salar chromosome ssa15, Ssal_v3.1, whole genome shotgun sequence, one genomic interval encodes:
- the LOC106572406 gene encoding monocarboxylate transporter 2 has translation MPPAATNNLGYTPPDGGWGWAVVFGAFISIGFSYAFPKSLTIYFKEIQMYFSVSYSEIAWVSSIMLAAMYAGGPVSSILVNRYGCRPVVIIGGLMVGASMVAASFGTTIIHLYLLVGVIGGFGLSFNLQPSLTIIGKYFQVKRPMANGLAMAGSPVFLSTLAPLNQFLFDNFGWRGAFMILGAIVMNCCVAGALMRPVNMKTVQKHPVTASKGTTAKKAGSTENNANPEAGDLLTETEQKQKIGGCADKLMDLSLFKHRGFIIYLIGNVVMFFGFFAPVVFLPSYAKGIGIDNYQAAFLLSIFAFVDMFARPGTGLIANTKWIRPRIQYFFSFSVAYNGVCHLLCPFLAGYLGYAGLVVYALFFGVAFGMVCALLFEVLMDLVGAQRFSSAVGLVTILECGPVLLGPPISGFLVDVFDDYKYMYWACGVMMLAPGIFLFIMNYFNYKQLDQEERERQSGAIGMQSVKQSVAEEAEAREKEMKMTKDEEMAEGTGD, from the exons ATGCCCCCTGCGGCCACAAATAACCTGGGGTACACCCCACCAGATGGAGGCTGGGGCTGGGCTGTGGTCTTTGGTGCCTTCATTTCCATCGGGTTCTCCTATGCCTTTCCCAAATCTCTCACCATCTACTTCAAGGAGATTCAGATGTATTTCAgtgtctcctacagtgagattgCATGGGTGTCCTCAATCATGCTGGCTGCCATGTACGCAGGAG GTCCAGTGAGCAGTATACTGGTCAACCGCTATGGTTGCCGACCTGTGGTTATCATTGGTGGGCTCATGGTTGGGGCATCTATGGTTGCTGCTTCCTTTGGCACTACGATTATACATCTGTATTTATTAGTTGGAGTCATTGGAG GTTTTGGCCTCTCTTTCAACCTACAGCCTTCCCTTACAATCATAGGAAAGTACTTCCAGGTGAAAAGGCCAATGGCAAACGGCCTGGCCATGGCAGGAAGTCCAGTATTCCTCTCCACTCTGGCTCCACTCAATCAGTTCCTGTTTGATAACTTTGGATGGAGGGGAGCCTTTATGATCCTGGGAGCCATAGTGATGAACTGCTGCGTTGCTGGGGCCCTGATGAGACCCGTTAACATGAAAACAGTCCAAAAACATCCTGTTACAGCCTCCAAAGGAACAACTGCCAAGAAGGCTGGGTCCACTGAGAACAATGCTAACCCTGAGGCAGGGGACCTTCTAACTGAAACAGAGCAGAAGCAGAAGATAGGTGGCTGTGCAGACAAATTaatggatctctctctctttaaacaCAGAGGCTTCATCATCTACCTCATAGGCAATGTGGTCATGTTTTTTGGCTTCTTTGCTCCAGTGGTCTTCCTCCCCTCATATGCAAAAGGTATTGGGATTGATAACTACCAGGCCGCTTTCCTTCTCTCCATCTTTGCCTTCGTGGACATGTTTGCCAGGCCAGGGACTGGCCTCATCGCCAACACCAAATGGATCAGGCCCAGGATCCAGTACTTCTTCAGTTTCTCTGTGGCATACAATGGTGTGTGTCACCTCCTCTGCCCGTTTCTTGCGGGATACCTGGGGTATGCAGGCCTGGTGGTTTATGCTTTATTCTTTGGTGTGGCGTTTGGGATGGTGTGTGCTCTGCTCTTTGAGGTCCTGATGGATCTGGTGGGAGCACAGCGGTTCTCAAGCGCTGTAGGACTGGTCACCATCCTCGAGTGTGGCCCTGTGCTTTTGGGTCCCCCAATTTCAG GGTTTTTGGTGGATGTCTTTGATGACTACAAATACATGTATTGGGCATGTGGTGTCATGATGCTGGCACCTGGCATCTTTCTCTTCATCATGAACTACTTCAATTACAAACAACTGgaccaggaggagagggagagacagagtggagccATTGGGATGCAATCTGTTAAGCAGTCTGTAGCGGAGGAGGCAGAAGCAAGGGAGAAGGAGATGAAAATGACGAAGGATGAGGAAATGGCAGAAGGGACAGGGGACTAA